In one Pseudomonadota bacterium genomic region, the following are encoded:
- a CDS encoding FAD:protein FMN transferase — protein MVDPTIISRRTLFFVPLALAACKDRTNIIELVGSTMGTSYSIVAVDKSGALSRTKLQGEVDTVLASINASMSNWDATSEVSRFNAMRSTAPMSVSPEFAAVMAAAEEVHTLSDGRFDVTTGPLIDLWGFGAKDVSSRIPTDAAIAAAREATGQARAITVGAGSLTKSDPAAEVYLSAIGKGYGVDAIGEALAGLGVEDFMVEIGGDLLTAGVNPDGNPWQIGIETPEALSGVQQVVGVTGMGLATSGDYRNYFERDGQRYSHILDASTGRPITHTTASATVVTENAMLADAWATAMLILGSETGLELANALNMPVLFIDRDGDGFSTAASAAFQTLAA, from the coding sequence GTGGTAGACCCAACGATCATCTCCCGTCGCACACTGTTCTTCGTCCCCCTCGCCCTTGCCGCCTGCAAGGACCGGACAAACATCATCGAGCTCGTTGGCAGCACGATGGGCACATCTTACTCCATCGTCGCCGTCGACAAGTCTGGCGCGCTGTCCCGCACGAAGCTCCAGGGCGAAGTCGACACCGTGCTGGCGTCGATCAACGCCAGCATGTCGAACTGGGACGCCACGTCCGAAGTGTCGCGCTTCAACGCGATGCGTTCGACGGCGCCCATGTCTGTGTCGCCTGAGTTCGCGGCCGTCATGGCCGCAGCGGAAGAGGTGCACACCCTTTCCGACGGACGCTTTGACGTGACCACCGGCCCGCTCATCGATCTCTGGGGCTTCGGAGCGAAAGACGTGTCCTCGCGGATCCCGACCGACGCTGCCATCGCTGCAGCGCGCGAGGCGACCGGCCAGGCGCGCGCGATCACGGTTGGCGCAGGTTCTTTGACGAAATCCGACCCAGCGGCCGAGGTGTATCTTTCCGCCATCGGAAAGGGATACGGCGTGGATGCCATCGGCGAAGCGCTTGCCGGCTTGGGCGTCGAAGACTTCATGGTGGAGATCGGAGGCGATCTCCTGACCGCCGGCGTCAACCCCGACGGAAACCCATGGCAGATTGGCATCGAGACGCCTGAAGCGCTCTCCGGCGTTCAGCAGGTCGTCGGTGTGACGGGCATGGGTCTCGCCACCTCGGGCGACTACCGGAACTACTTCGAGAGGGACGGTCAGCGCTACAGCCACATCCTCGACGCGTCGACCGGGCGTCCGATCACGCACACCACGGCCAGTGCCACGGTTGTGACTGAAAATGCGATGCTGGCCGATGCATGGGCCACGGCAATGCTTATCTTGGGGTCTGAAACCGGCCTTGAACTGGCCAATGCGCTGAACATGCCCGTGCTCTTCATCGATCGTGATGGCGACGGCTTCTCAACAGCGGCATCGGCGGCCTTCCAGACGCTCGCGGCCTGA
- the nqrM gene encoding (Na+)-NQR maturation NqrM: METFLLAFVLLLLVMLGMALGVIFMNKRIKGSCGGLNAISDADHCLVCKKEVDPDSPLKERLRGCPKAKQMLAKMEAEGA; encoded by the coding sequence ATGGAAACCTTCCTTCTCGCATTCGTTCTCTTGCTTCTGGTGATGCTCGGCATGGCGCTGGGCGTCATCTTCATGAACAAGCGGATCAAGGGATCATGCGGTGGCCTCAACGCCATCTCAGACGCTGATCATTGTCTCGTCTGCAAGAAAGAGGTCGATCCCGACTCGCCGCTCAAGGAGAGGCTTCGGGGTTGCCCCAAGGCCAAACAGATGCTTGCCAAGATGGAGGCGGAAGGCGCCTAG
- a CDS encoding CBS domain-containing protein, whose translation MPTSYQAPSRGTPAKTHSQSISSNTAGGNGTVANLLSTKGNSVIAIRPHDTISKAVGILKEKRIGALVVTDENGALKGILSERDIVRKLAETPGQTLPQTVSENMTSKVVTCEPNDSLVVVLQRMMEGRFRHMPVVQGADLCGMVTIGDVVQFRLSEVEHEALQLKQMIVG comes from the coding sequence ATGCCTACTTCTTATCAAGCTCCGTCTCGCGGCACGCCGGCCAAGACGCATAGCCAATCAATCTCGTCGAATACCGCTGGCGGGAACGGGACGGTCGCCAACCTTCTCTCCACCAAGGGCAACAGCGTAATTGCGATCCGGCCGCATGATACGATCTCGAAAGCTGTTGGCATCCTGAAGGAAAAGCGCATCGGCGCGCTCGTGGTCACTGACGAGAACGGCGCGTTGAAGGGCATTCTCTCCGAACGCGACATTGTCCGGAAGCTCGCGGAGACGCCCGGCCAGACCCTTCCCCAGACGGTTTCGGAGAACATGACGTCGAAAGTCGTGACATGCGAACCCAACGACTCCCTCGTTGTGGTGTTGCAGCGCATGATGGAAGGCCGCTTCCGCCACATGCCCGTCGTCCAGGGTGCGGACCTTTGCGGCATGGTAACCATCGGCGACGTCGTCCAATTCCGCCTCTCGGAGGTGGAGCACGAAGCCCTTCAGCTGAAGCAGATGATCGTCGGGTAG
- a CDS encoding alpha-amylase family glycosyl hydrolase, whose protein sequence is MAEDWWRGASIYQIYPRSFQDDNGDGVGDLAGITRRLDHVASLGVDAIWLSPFFPSPMKDMGYDVADYRGVDPLFGTNDDFDALLARAHDLGLKVIIDQVLSHSSDKHAWFEESRVSRSNPRADWYVWADPSEDGTPPNNWLSVFGGPAWEWEPRRHQYYLHNFLTEQPDLNLWNPDVQDALLAEVGFWLDRGVDGFRLDVANFYFHDRDLTDNPPAPAEQRAHARETYGHQDHVFDKNRPETLGFLEKLRALTDRYPGRMIVGEVSEDGDKALDLMAAYTAGEKRLHMAYSFELLGPKFSATHFRRNVERFFESAPDGWPCWSFSNHDCVRHVSRWVEHAKDPDALARQCIALLASLEGNIGLYQGEELGQLETELAYEEITDPPGLRFWPDVKGRDGCRTPMAWESDAPHAGFSSAKPWLPVKAPQADRAVSLQQTSNDSTLAFYREMLAFRAQSLALKTGRTAFHDLPEPLLSFRRGDELTCVFNLSPEERSLAFAEPITLVGPHAAQVDGTTLHLPANGFALLEKTPELAK, encoded by the coding sequence ATGGCCGAGGATTGGTGGCGCGGTGCCAGCATTTACCAGATCTATCCGCGCTCTTTTCAAGACGACAACGGCGATGGCGTCGGCGATCTCGCGGGCATAACGCGTCGGCTCGACCACGTGGCTTCGCTCGGCGTGGATGCCATTTGGCTCTCTCCGTTTTTCCCATCGCCGATGAAGGACATGGGCTATGACGTCGCCGATTATCGCGGCGTCGACCCTCTCTTCGGCACCAACGATGACTTTGACGCGCTCCTTGCGCGCGCGCATGACCTTGGCCTCAAGGTCATCATCGACCAGGTGCTTTCCCATTCTTCCGACAAGCATGCCTGGTTCGAGGAGAGCCGCGTGTCGCGGTCCAACCCGCGCGCCGACTGGTATGTCTGGGCTGACCCCAGCGAGGATGGCACCCCGCCCAACAACTGGCTGTCGGTCTTTGGCGGCCCCGCATGGGAATGGGAGCCACGCAGGCATCAATACTACCTGCACAACTTCCTGACCGAGCAGCCCGACCTCAACCTCTGGAACCCGGACGTCCAAGACGCGCTGCTCGCCGAAGTAGGCTTCTGGTTGGACCGCGGCGTAGATGGCTTCCGCCTCGATGTTGCGAACTTCTACTTTCATGACCGGGACCTCACCGACAATCCCCCTGCCCCCGCCGAGCAGCGCGCCCACGCGCGCGAAACCTACGGCCACCAAGACCACGTATTCGACAAGAACAGACCGGAGACGCTGGGCTTCCTCGAGAAGCTCCGCGCGCTCACGGATCGCTATCCCGGCCGCATGATCGTCGGCGAAGTGAGCGAAGACGGCGACAAGGCGCTTGATCTCATGGCGGCCTACACGGCCGGAGAGAAACGCCTACACATGGCCTACTCCTTTGAGCTGCTTGGCCCGAAATTCTCTGCCACGCATTTCCGCCGCAATGTGGAACGCTTCTTCGAAAGCGCCCCGGATGGCTGGCCGTGCTGGTCGTTTTCAAACCATGACTGCGTCCGGCATGTGAGCCGCTGGGTAGAGCATGCAAAGGACCCGGACGCCCTCGCCCGACAGTGCATCGCCCTCTTGGCCTCGCTGGAGGGCAACATCGGCCTATACCAAGGAGAGGAGCTCGGTCAGCTCGAGACCGAGCTGGCCTATGAAGAAATCACGGACCCGCCGGGCCTGCGCTTTTGGCCCGACGTGAAGGGCCGAGATGGCTGCCGCACACCGATGGCATGGGAGAGCGACGCGCCGCATGCTGGGTTTTCCAGCGCAAAGCCCTGGCTGCCGGTGAAAGCACCGCAGGCAGACCGGGCGGTCAGCCTTCAGCAGACATCCAACGACAGCACGCTCGCCTTCTACCGCGAGATGCTCGCGTTCCGCGCACAGTCACTGGCGCTCAAAACCGGTCGGACGGCCTTCCATGACCTTCCCGAGCCGTTACTGTCCTTTCGGCGCGGCGACGAACTGACTTGCGTGTTCAACCTGTCTCCCGAGGAGCGGTCTCTCGCCTTCGCGGAGCCGATCACGCTTGTCGGACCCCATGCTGCGCAGGTGGATGGGACGACACTGCACCTGCCGGCCAACGGGTTCGCATTGCTCGAAAAAACACCCGAACTCGCCAAATGA